One Trachemys scripta elegans isolate TJP31775 chromosome 4, CAS_Tse_1.0, whole genome shotgun sequence genomic region harbors:
- the CTSD gene encoding cathepsin D, whose protein sequence is MLSHPLPWITEGVGRQWRTDRLAAAITPGASSAAAMGLRAFILLLALVVPCSALIRIPLTKFPSVRRILNEAGSEIPDLNAMGEFLKYKLGVPGVGEPTPETLKNYMDAQYYGEISIGTPPQKFTVVFDTGSSNLWVPSVHCNLLDIACLIHHKYDSSKSSTYQKNGTAFAIHYGTGSLSGYLSQDAVGIGDLVVKDQIFGEATKQPGITFIAAKFDGIMGMAFPKISVDKVTPFFDNVIQQKLVDKNIFSFYLNRDPSAQPGGELLLGGTDPKYYTGDFNWVNVTRKAYWQVKMDELDVANGLTLCKGGCEAIVDTGTSLITGPTKEVKALQAAIGAKPLIKGQYVIPCDKVSSLPVVTLMLGGKPYELTGEQYIFKISVQGETICLSGFSALDIPPPGGPLWILGDVFIGPYYTVFDRDNDSVGFAKCV, encoded by the exons ATGCTCAGTCATCCCCTGCCCTGGATAACAGAGGGTGTGGGAAGGCAGTGGCGCACGGATCGGCTTGCAGCAGCCATCACGCCGGGAGCCAGCTCCGCAGCAGCCATGGGGCTCCGCGCCTTTATCCTGCTCTTGGCCCTTGTGGTCCCATGCTCGGCGCTGATCAG AATCCCACTGACTAAGTTCCCCTCAGTGCGCCGCATCCTAAATGAAGCCGGAAGTGAAATCCCTGATCTGAATGCAATGGGCGAATTCCTGAAATACAAGCTGGGCGTGCCTGGCGTAGGGGAGCCCACCCCAGAGACCCTGAAGAACTACATGGAT GCTCAGTACTACGGAGAGATTAGCATTGGGACGCCACCGCAAAAGTTCACCGTGGTCTTTGACACTGGATCGTCCAATCTCTGGGTGCCATCTGTCCATTGCAACCTCCTGGACATCGCCTGCT TGATCCATCACAAATACGACTCCTCCAAATCCAGTACCTACCAGAAGAACGGCACAGCTTTCGCCATCCATTATGGAACCGGGAGCCTGTCTGGATACCTCAGCCAGGATGCTGTGGGG atTGGTGACTTAGTTGTCAAGGACCAGATCTTTGGTGAAGCAACCAAGCAACCTGGCATAACCTTCATCGCTGCCAAGTTCGACGGCATTATGGGCATGGCCTTCCCGAAGATCTCTGTGGATAAAGTCACACCCTTCTTCGATAACGTCATTCAGCAGAAGCTGGTGGACAAGAACATCTTTTCCTTCTACCTCAACAG GGACCCATCAGCTCAGCCTggaggggagctgctgctgggagggacTGACCCCAAGTATTATACTGGAGACTTCAACTGGGTGAATGTCACACGCAAGGCATACTGGCAGGTCAAAATGGATGA ACTGGATGTTGCCAATGGCCTGACCCTGTGCAAAGGGGGCTGTGAAGCTATTGTGGACACAGGAACCTCGCTCATTACAGGGCCAACGAAGGAGGTGAAGGCGCTGCAGGCTGCCATCGGGGCTAAGCCGCTCATCAAAGGACAG TACGTGATCCCCTGCGATAAAGTGTCGTCCCTTCCCGTCGTCACTCTCATGCTAGGAGGAAAGCCCTATGAGCTCACCGGAGAACAGTACATCTTCAAG ATTTCTGTACAGGGAGAGACCATCTGCCTGAGTGGATTTTCAGCCCTGGACATCCCACCTCCCGGGGGCCCGCTGTGGATCCTGGGAGACGTGTTCATTGGCCCCTACTACACAGTGTTTGACCGTGATAATGACTCTGTTGGCTTTGCCAAGTGTGTTTGA